In Limisphaerales bacterium, the DNA window ACAAAGTGCCGCGCGAGGAAATCACCGCGCACTTTGAGCAATTGCCAATGCGTTACTTTCGCGCCTTGCCGGCTGATGAAATCGCCGAGGACATCGGGTTGGTCAACGAATTCATCCGACTGCAAATTGCCTTTGACGATCGAATGCTCGAGCCCGCCGTGGAATGGCAGCGCGACCGCGACCGTGGCTATGCCGTTGCCAGCATTTGCACGTGGGATCGCTCCGGGCTATTCAGCCGCATCACCGGCGTACTCGCACAATGCGGCTTAAATATTTTAAGCGCGCAGATTTTTACGCGCGGCGATTCGATGGTGCTCGATCACTTTCATCTTACTGACGCCCGCACCGGCCAGTTGCCCACCGGCGAACAACGCGCGCAATTTACCGAGCACCTCAAACCCGCCCTCGCCGCGCACGAGGACCCCGATCTCGATCTCGCGGCCCTTCCCGATTCCGGCATCGAATACACCTCGCTCACCGGCGAACGCATTCCCACCGAAATCCATTTTGACAACCGTTCCAGCGCACGCTTCACCGTGCTCGATCTCGAAGCCGAGGACCACGTGGGCCTCCTCTATGCCGTTACGCATACGCTAAACGCCCTCGGCCTCACCATCGAGCTTGCCCGCATTAACACCGAAAAAGGCGGTGCCAACGATAGCTTTTATCTCACTGACATCGATGGCGAAAAAGTAGAAGAAGAAAGCCGCCAACAATTCATCGCCACAATGCTCCGCCACGTCATCGCCGCGCTGCACGAGGCGTAAAAATACATGTTGACAACAACCGTTTGAATGTCAGATTTGAACAGTTCTGACTAACTATGAAAAAAGTTTAAAATGAAAACCAACATTCCCCTGTTACTGTCAGTCATTTTCACCCTATTAACGTACTCGGTGCGCTCAGGTGTTCATACATACATTGAAGAATTTGACCTTATTACCGGAGAAGGTTTCTATGAAGAAACTGGGTACGATGAAGACTATGGTTATTATGAAAAAATCAGCACGTTCGATGATTCGGGGCACTTCGAAGAAATGGGATATTCCGAGGAGTCAGGATTTTATGAAGAACACGGATGCGTTGTAGAAGATGGGCTTTGTGAGATCAATGGTCTGTCAGAGTCATGTGGTTCTTATCATGAGGAGTGGGTTAGCAATAAATTAGATCTACTTGACTTCAATGAGTTGGCGGATCAAGTTTTATTACAGGTCTGGGACGGAAAAAAATCTTTTGTGTCGAATGACGTGATGTTGGAGATGGAGGAACATCAAGTGGATGAGGGTGAGGGCGAAAAATGGACTTCAAGTGAGTCCTCTGTGGTTGATTTACTAGACTTCCATGAATTGGATATGATGAGTCTTTTGTTTAAGGAAACACTTGATGTTCCATGGATATGGATGCCTCAACCTTTTTTTAATAACCAGCCACTGAATAAAGTACGAGGACTATCTGATGATAAAATCAACATATGGTTCCATAGGGACGAGGGGGAAATACTTTTTTGGGTTGAAATTGTTGATGTGGATGGCAAAGTAGTCGGGTATACAGCGTGGCAGCTGGCTCTCTCCGGCGAGTATGTACATGATGTCACCATAAATGTAACTGACGTGGAAGGTGGCGCGGCGAGGACATTGTTCACAAAGAAAGTGAGGCGGATGTTTGCGTGGGATTTCCAAATACAATCAGAACGAGGAATTGAAAAGGATAAATGGTATCGCTACACAGCTATGAATAATGGTTTGGTGCCGCTTGAAGACACAGTTGGTGATTTAAATAATTATACGCGCAAAATCCCCATTTATAAACGCACGAACTTAATAGGTGGAATTGTTCCTGAGGGTTGCGGCCCGTATAAGGTGGAAATAAATTATATATTGAGTATTGTGATTGGAAGTTTAAATTGGTTTGGGAGGAGGCACGAAGACTTGTGAATCAGTTAAAATTCGATCGATTGTTTTGCTTTGTGGTGGCCTTGATAGCTGTTGGCTGCCAAGGCGTTGTTGAAGAAGGAAAGGTGTGGGGGTACACTAGGGCAGAATGGCACTTGGCTGCTGAGAAACGTTGCAACGCTCGGATTATGAATTTCTTGGGTGCTGTGAACGGGGTTATGAGAAAGGATAATTTGATTTTGATTCGGAAGCATCCCGATTTCAACGATGATCAAATTTACTTTTATGGGAAACAGTTGACACTTGAGGAAAAGAAATTGTTTCGTCAAACGTCTGCGCGTAGCGCAAAACAGTTGAAGGACATCGGCCACCCTTTTTGGGACGAGATTGAGAAGGTGTTGGACAAAGCACTCGGAAAAGAAAGTAGGGACTTTAACCCTCAAACAACGCCATAGCCGCTGCTTGGCCGCCGTTGTGGCTGAGGCTGACGTGGACGCTTTTGCCGCCTTGTTCGAGTAATAGAATTTTTCCGCGACCGTGCAATTTCACCGTCGGGCGGCCTTTGGGTTGATGGACGATTTCGATGTCGTGCCAGCCGAGTTGTGCGCCGATGCCGGTGCCGAAGGCTTTGCTGATCGCTTCCTTGCCGGCGAAGCGCGCGGCGATGCATTGGGCGGGGTCGCCTTGCGAGAGGCAATATTTAATTTCCTCCTCGCGCAGCACGCGATTCAAAAACCGTTTGCGCCAGCGCTTGCAAATTTCGCGGATGCGCTCCACTTCCACGATGTCGATGCCGGTCCCAAAAATCATCCGCGATAGCCTTTCATCAGCTGCAACATTTCCTTCACCGCTCGCGGCAAGCCCACGCTCACGGCGTGGCTGATGATGCAGTGGCCGATGTTCAACTCTTCCAAATGGGGCACGGCGTGGAGTGTGCTGAGGTTGTCGTAATTAATTCCGTGCCCCGCATTCACGCGCAGGCCGAGGCTGTGCGCGTGCTCGGCGGCGGCGATGAGGCGATTGAGTTCCCGCTGGCGGGCGCGGGCATTGCCGAAGTGCTCGGCAAACTGGCCGGTGTGCAGCTCGATAAACTGCGCGCCCGAACGCGCGGAGGCGTCCACTTGTTTGGCATCGGGATTGATAAATAAACTGACTTCAATGTTGGCCTTCGCCATTTTTTTGCAAGTGCGCTTCAGCGCGGGTAATTGGCCGGCCACATCGAGCCCGCCTTCGGTGGTGATCTCCTCGCGTTTTTCGGGGACGAGACAGACGATTTCCGGTTTGGTACGCAGGGCGATGCGGACCATCTCGGCGGTGTTGGCCATTTCGAAATTGAACCGCACGCTCACCGCTTTGCGCAGCGCGGCGATGTCGGCATCCAAAATGTGGCGGCGATCCTCGCGCAAATGCGCGGTGATGCCGTGCGCGCCCGCGGCCTCGGCGGCGATGGCGGCGTCCACCGGCGAAGGCTCGCCGCGCTTTTGCCCACTTTGCCCTCGATAACGCGCCTCGCGCAGCGTCGCGACGTGGTCGATGTTGACTCCCAACTTAAGCATCGGGACACGCTACGCAAATTCCCCCGCCTTGCCAACTCCGCGGTGTGTGTTAAAAATTCGATGTGAAATTTCCAATGCTCATCATCGCCGCATTGTTGATGGCGGGGGTGTTGTTGGGCGATTGGATCGAAATATCGCCGGCAATCATTTTGGCGATGGCGTTGCCGGCAACGGGCGTGGGATTGGCTGCCGTGTGGCTCGGCCAACGCTGCGATGGGGCGGTGTCGCAACGAGTAGGATTTTCTAATGACCGCCTCAGGATGGTTTCCGGCATAGCCGATGTCGTGCGGCAAGTGGCGTTGATTGCCACGATTGTGTTGGTGGGTTGGGCCAATTACATACGGCAAACTGCGCCTATTTCACCGAATGATCTGCGGCATCTCATTCCGGAAGAGGGCGCGATTGTCACGCTGCGCGGCAAGTTGGTGGCCACGCCGGAACGCCGTCACGCGGGCGTGGTGGAGCGCACCTCACTGCGCATCCGCGCCGAGAGCATTACACGCCGCGGTCAAAGCCAACCCGCCCATGGCACGGTGATGGTGACGACCACGAATCAGCTGGGCGAAGATTTTTATGCCGGGCAATTCGTGGAGGTCGATGGCGTGCTCATCCAACCCGAGCACGCGAAAGCGCCGGGATTGTACGACCGCCGCGAAAGTCTGCGGCGGCGTGGCATTTATTTTGAACTGAATACGGACAAACTCACGCGCTGGAAACTCATCCCGCAAAGCTCATCGCCGCGCCCTCCATTGGCCGATCGCTTTCGTGCGTGGGCGCGGCACAATCTCAGTCGAGGACAACCGGAGCAAGACGAAGCGCTGGAGTTGCTGTGGGCGATGAGTCTCGGCTGGCGCACGGCACTCACGGGCGAAGTGGCTGCGCCGTTTATGCGATCGGGCACGATGCATTTTTTTGCAATCAGCGGATTGCACATCGGATTGGTGGCGGGAATTTTCGTGGTGCTGCTGCGGGTGCTGCGTGTGCCGCGTGCGTGGGTGGGGGTCGTGGCGATTCCGTTGCTGTGGTTTTACACCGCGGCCACCGGCTGGCAACCCTCCGCCGTGCGGGCGACGGTGATGATGACGCTCATCCTTGCGGCGTGGTCGCTTAAACGGCCCGTCAATATTTTGAACTCGCTCGGGATGGCGGCGTTTCTGATTTTGTTGTGGGATCCGCAACAACTGTTCCGTGCGAGCTTTCAATTGTCTTTCGCTGTGGTCTTCAGCCTTGCGTTGGTGATGCCGCCCATCGTGGAACGACTGCAAGCAGGCGTGCGGCCGGATCTATTTTTGCCGCGCGAACTTTGGCCGCGCTGGCGGCGGTGGATTTTGGAACCGTCGTATTGGTTGGTGGGGGCAATCGCGGTTTCCTTTTGCGCGTGGCTCGCGTCGTTGCCGCTCATTGCGCATTATTTTCATTTGGTTAACCCCGTGGCATTGCTGGCGAATGTGCCGGTGGTGGCGTGCGGCACTTTGGCGTTGGCGAGTTGTATGGGGAGTTTTATTTGCGGCGGTTGGCTGGAGCCGCTGACGATTTTGTTTAATCACTCGGCGTGGTTTTTTATGAACTGCATGATGGCCATCAGCCAATGGACTTCCGATCTCCCCGGTGCGTGGCAATATGTGCGCGCGCCTGCGCCGTGGATGATGGCCGGCTGGTACGCGGTGCTTTTCGGCGTGGGCACGGGCTGGTTTTTGAAACCCGCTGTGCGTCGCTGGGCCTTGGGTGGCGGCGGCGTGTTTGTGGTTTTGTTGTTGGCGCGTTGGCAATTTGATCAACAGGAAGTGCGGATCACGATGCTTCCGGAAGGGCCGATGATTCACGTGGAGGCTAACGCGCATACATCCGGTTTGCTGATCGATACCGGCAACGCGATGGCCGTGGAATATACCGTGCAGCGTCATTTGCAAGCGCGCGGTGTGGATGCCCTACAGGCTGTGGCGCTCACGCACGGCATCGGCCATCACATAGGCGGCTTTACTCATTTGCTGGCTGCGCAGCCGCTGGAGCGCGTGTCCTTGAGCCACGCCAAATCATCCTCCAGATTTCATAAAACCGTACTGGCGGAATTGGCGCAACACGAGGGATTGAAACGCACCGTATCCGCTGGCGACTCTATCGGCCGGTGGACAGTGTTGCATCCGGCGAAAGGTGATGATTTTGCCCGCAGCACCGATGATGCGATGGTTTTGCGCGGCGAGTTTCACGGAGTGCGCGTGCTCCTCCTTTCCGATGTGGGCCCGGATGGCTGCCAAGCCATGCTGGCCCGCGATGCTGATTTGCGCGCGGACATCGTGGTCGTGGCCATCCCCAGCTATGGCGAACCACTGAATACCGGTTTGCTGCGCCTCATCGATCCGAAAGTGATTATTGTTCACGACAGCAAATACCCCATCGCCGAACGTGCTTCAGCCGAGTTGCTCAAACGCCTAGGTGAAAGTGGTGTCGAAGTGTTTTCTGTGCGGCGACAAAAAGGGATTTGCCTTTCCATCGCTCGAGGTGATTGGTGTTTGAAAAACTCGAACGGTGTGTTGTGGCGTAGCCGTGAGTATTAGCGGGGATTCATTCGCCTGTCGGGCGCACAAAACAGCCAAGCCCAATGCAGCCTAGTCCGTTTAGTAACAGAAACGCCGTTGCCAAAACGGAGAGCGCCTCGGCGTTGCGGTTGTTTAGAATGACAGAGCCGGCTTCGGAGCCGGGGCGGATGTCGAAGCAGATCATTTGTTGGTCATTGCGGACGTAAAGCCGACCGTTGGCGAGGGCGGGGTTGTTCCAAGTTTTGCCGGGGAGGGCGGGGAGGCGGGCGATTTGTTGATGGGATTCGGGGGTGGCCTTGACGAGGGCGAGGTCGCCGTTTTCGCATTGGATGATGAGGTGGCCTTGGGCGAGCAAAAGCTGGCCGTGGCCGTAGTTGTCACCGCGCCATTGTTTTTCTCCGGTTTGGGCGTTGAGACAGACGAGGTACGCGGCGTTGTCGCCGCCGCCATCGTCGAGGCCATAAAGGTGGCCTTCGTGTAGCACGGAACTGGTGAATTTGTTTTTCAGGTGTTTATTTTCCCATACGAGTTTGGCGGAAAAGGTGTCGCCGGTTTTTTCAATTTCGATGAGGCCGCAGCCAGTGCCGTAGCCGGCGCTGATGAAAACGTGTGTGTCATCGATCACAACGGGTTGGGCGATGTTGTTGTCGTAGCTCACGGTCCATTTTACGGTCCACAAAATTTCGCCGTCCTCAAGTGAGAGCCCTTGGATCGCGCGGCCGGCGCAGAGCAGGATTTGTTCGCGTCCGCCGAGCGTGGTGGTGATGGGCGACATGTACGCTTGTTTTTCAGCGGCGGAACGCCACAAGACTTCGCCGGTCATTTTGTCCAACGCAAACACGGTGTGCTTGGCTGATCCCGCGCGGGCGCCGGCGGTGATGATCAGTTTTTCGCCAGCCACCCACGGCGAAGCGCACGTGCCGAAGGGGAGGTTGCGCGTGCCGAAGGCGTCGTAAATGTTTTTGTGCCAAATTACTTTGCCGGTGTCGGCGGCGAGACAATGGAGTTGGCCTTCGGCACCGAGTGTGTAGAGGCGATCGTCATCCCACGTGGGTGTGGAGCGCGGGCCTACGCCACCCATTGCGGATGTGTCGTTAAATTTTCCAGCGTACGTGTGCCGCCAGAGTCCACGGCCGTCGGTGAGGTTGTAGCAGGTGACCACTTCGCCTTCGGCCCATTGCTCGAGGGTGAAGAGACGGCCGCGGGCGAGGGTCATCGAGGCGTGGCCGCCCCCGACCGGGGTGGTCCACGCGGACTTCGGCGGGGCGGTGTCCCAATCGGTTCGGATGGTGGGCCCGTTGTAAACGCCATCGCGCCGCGCGCCACGATAGCCCGGCCAATGGGCGGGGTCATCGGAGTTGGGTTTACGATCAGAATAATTCCAATCTGCATCGCCGGGTGCGGCCAGCACCCAACGGAGATCGCCGGGCAAGCCGCGTCCATCCCAGTCCACACGCGTCCAGCCGGCCTTGGTCATTAGCAAAATTCCGAGAATGAATTGGACGAGCATGAAGATGAGCAGCATCACAGTCTTGCCTCCGCGCCACGGGAGGCGATGCCGCCACAACAGCCAAATGGCCAGCGGCGGGCAAAGGTAGCTGGCAAGGCGCGGGGAGACAGGCGGCTCGGTGTTGCTCATGGGCGGAGTGTATCCGTGTTGTCGCCGAGGGCAAACGTTTTGGCAAAGGTGCACGCTGTGTTTATACTGTACCCGTGCCTGATTCATTTCTCACCGCGGCGTGGCGCGACTTGATACTGTTCAACTGGCGCGTGGATTCGGCGTTGCTGGCGCCGCATGTGCCGGCGGGCACGGAACTGGATCCGAGGGAAGACGAGCATTGGGTGAGTCTGGTGGGCTTTCGTTTTTTGGATCTGGCAGTGAAAGGGGTGCCGGCG includes these proteins:
- a CDS encoding ComEC/Rec2 family competence protein encodes the protein MKFPMLIIAALLMAGVLLGDWIEISPAIILAMALPATGVGLAAVWLGQRCDGAVSQRVGFSNDRLRMVSGIADVVRQVALIATIVLVGWANYIRQTAPISPNDLRHLIPEEGAIVTLRGKLVATPERRHAGVVERTSLRIRAESITRRGQSQPAHGTVMVTTTNQLGEDFYAGQFVEVDGVLIQPEHAKAPGLYDRRESLRRRGIYFELNTDKLTRWKLIPQSSSPRPPLADRFRAWARHNLSRGQPEQDEALELLWAMSLGWRTALTGEVAAPFMRSGTMHFFAISGLHIGLVAGIFVVLLRVLRVPRAWVGVVAIPLLWFYTAATGWQPSAVRATVMMTLILAAWSLKRPVNILNSLGMAAFLILLWDPQQLFRASFQLSFAVVFSLALVMPPIVERLQAGVRPDLFLPRELWPRWRRWILEPSYWLVGAIAVSFCAWLASLPLIAHYFHLVNPVALLANVPVVACGTLALASCMGSFICGGWLEPLTILFNHSAWFFMNCMMAISQWTSDLPGAWQYVRAPAPWMMAGWYAVLFGVGTGWFLKPAVRRWALGGGGVFVVLLLARWQFDQQEVRITMLPEGPMIHVEANAHTSGLLIDTGNAMAVEYTVQRHLQARGVDALQAVALTHGIGHHIGGFTHLLAAQPLERVSLSHAKSSSRFHKTVLAELAQHEGLKRTVSAGDSIGRWTVLHPAKGDDFARSTDDAMVLRGEFHGVRVLLLSDVGPDGCQAMLARDADLRADIVVVAIPSYGEPLNTGLLRLIDPKVIIVHDSKYPIAERASAELLKRLGESGVEVFSVRRQKGICLSIARGDWCLKNSNGVLWRSREY
- a CDS encoding pyridoxine 5'-phosphate synthase, whose amino-acid sequence is MLKLGVNIDHVATLREARYRGQSGQKRGEPSPVDAAIAAEAAGAHGITAHLREDRRHILDADIAALRKAVSVRFNFEMANTAEMVRIALRTKPEIVCLVPEKREEITTEGGLDVAGQLPALKRTCKKMAKANIEVSLFINPDAKQVDASARSGAQFIELHTGQFAEHFGNARARQRELNRLIAAAEHAHSLGLRVNAGHGINYDNLSTLHAVPHLEELNIGHCIISHAVSVGLPRAVKEMLQLMKGYRG
- the acpS gene encoding holo-ACP synthase — translated: MIFGTGIDIVEVERIREICKRWRKRFLNRVLREEEIKYCLSQGDPAQCIAARFAGKEAISKAFGTGIGAQLGWHDIEIVHQPKGRPTVKLHGRGKILLLEQGGKSVHVSLSHNGGQAAAMALFEG
- a CDS encoding PQQ-like beta-propeller repeat protein, producing MSNTEPPVSPRLASYLCPPLAIWLLWRHRLPWRGGKTVMLLIFMLVQFILGILLMTKAGWTRVDWDGRGLPGDLRWVLAAPGDADWNYSDRKPNSDDPAHWPGYRGARRDGVYNGPTIRTDWDTAPPKSAWTTPVGGGHASMTLARGRLFTLEQWAEGEVVTCYNLTDGRGLWRHTYAGKFNDTSAMGGVGPRSTPTWDDDRLYTLGAEGQLHCLAADTGKVIWHKNIYDAFGTRNLPFGTCASPWVAGEKLIITAGARAGSAKHTVFALDKMTGEVLWRSAAEKQAYMSPITTTLGGREQILLCAGRAIQGLSLEDGEILWTVKWTVSYDNNIAQPVVIDDTHVFISAGYGTGCGLIEIEKTGDTFSAKLVWENKHLKNKFTSSVLHEGHLYGLDDGGGDNAAYLVCLNAQTGEKQWRGDNYGHGQLLLAQGHLIIQCENGDLALVKATPESHQQIARLPALPGKTWNNPALANGRLYVRNDQQMICFDIRPGSEAGSVILNNRNAEALSVLATAFLLLNGLGCIGLGCFVRPTGE